One window from the genome of Acuticoccus sp. I52.16.1 encodes:
- a CDS encoding DegT/DnrJ/EryC1/StrS aminotransferase family protein, which yields MTAILARAPVTDSPIPLFDLKRQQARLRFDIDRRIAKALDHGQYILGPEVTELEHDLAAFCGVKHCIAVSSGRDALIMALMAMGIGPGDAVLVPAFTFSATAAVVLTVGATPIFVDVDPATYNMGAAEIDGAVASAKARGLTPKAVMPVDLFGRPADYTALKAVADMHGLPLIADAAQSFGGSVGAKRVGALAPISCVSFYPTKPLGAFGDGGAVLTDDDDLAGIVRQIRTHGRQGDGDEAMRIGMTGRLDTIQAAILLSKLSVFKAELNRRAELAALYQSELSDICTQPPADTKSVRSAWALYTVRVKYRDAVRQALTDRQIGTGLFYRVPLHRHPAFAASLTGEEHLPVSEMLANEVLSLPMGPDLTDEEARHVCDSLAEAIETV from the coding sequence ATGACTGCCATCCTCGCACGGGCCCCGGTTACCGATTCGCCGATCCCGTTGTTCGACCTGAAGCGTCAGCAGGCCCGTCTGCGGTTCGACATCGACCGCCGCATCGCCAAGGCGCTCGACCACGGCCAGTACATCCTCGGCCCCGAAGTCACCGAGCTGGAGCATGATCTCGCCGCGTTCTGCGGCGTGAAGCACTGCATCGCCGTCTCCTCCGGCCGCGACGCGCTCATCATGGCGCTGATGGCGATGGGGATCGGCCCCGGCGACGCCGTCCTCGTCCCGGCCTTCACCTTCTCGGCGACCGCGGCGGTGGTGCTGACGGTCGGCGCGACGCCGATCTTCGTCGACGTCGACCCCGCGACCTACAACATGGGCGCCGCCGAGATCGACGGCGCGGTCGCCTCCGCCAAGGCCCGCGGGCTGACCCCGAAGGCGGTCATGCCGGTGGACCTCTTCGGCCGCCCGGCCGACTACACCGCGCTGAAGGCCGTGGCCGACATGCACGGCCTGCCGCTGATCGCCGACGCCGCGCAGTCCTTCGGCGGCTCGGTGGGGGCCAAGCGGGTCGGAGCGCTGGCGCCGATCTCGTGCGTCTCCTTCTATCCGACGAAGCCGCTCGGCGCGTTCGGTGACGGCGGCGCGGTGCTGACCGACGACGACGACCTCGCCGGCATCGTGCGCCAGATCCGCACCCACGGCCGCCAGGGCGACGGCGACGAGGCGATGCGCATCGGCATGACCGGCCGGCTCGACACCATCCAGGCGGCGATCCTCCTGTCCAAGCTCTCGGTCTTCAAGGCCGAGCTGAACCGCCGGGCCGAGCTCGCCGCGCTCTACCAGTCGGAACTCTCCGACATCTGCACCCAGCCGCCGGCCGACACCAAGAGCGTGCGCTCGGCCTGGGCGCTCTACACCGTGCGCGTGAAGTACCGCGACGCGGTGCGCCAGGCGCTGACCGACCGGCAGATCGGCACCGGTCTCTTCTACCGCGTGCCGCTGCACCGCCACCCGGCCTTCGCCGCGTCGCTCACCGGCGAGGAGCATTTGCCGGTGTCGGAGATGCTGGCGAACGAGGTGCTGAGCCTGCCGATGGGCCCCGACCTCACCGACGAGGAGGCCCGCCACGTGTGCGACAGCCTCGCCGAGGCGATCGAGACCGTCTGA
- a CDS encoding TRAP transporter small permease, with product MSRPPAPPAEGAAAPRPRLGPIRMALAGLAAVLLLALMGVTVVDVAGRYLFNSPIFGATELTELILAAVIFCGLPAVCLDDGHVTVRLLTARLGARGRRIELAVARVLTAAALGVVAWRLAVQGMRTASYGEVTTYLRLPVGPIAYTAAALCALAAVLTLALVVLRAERGGTGASV from the coding sequence GTGAGCCGCCCGCCGGCCCCGCCCGCCGAGGGCGCCGCGGCGCCCCGCCCCCGCCTCGGGCCGATCCGCATGGCGCTGGCGGGGCTCGCGGCGGTGCTGCTCCTGGCGCTGATGGGCGTCACCGTGGTGGACGTCGCGGGGCGTTACCTCTTCAACAGCCCGATCTTCGGCGCCACCGAGCTGACCGAGCTGATCCTCGCCGCGGTCATCTTCTGCGGCCTGCCGGCGGTCTGCCTCGACGACGGGCACGTCACCGTGCGGCTCTTGACCGCGCGGCTCGGCGCGCGGGGCCGTCGGATCGAGCTCGCGGTGGCGCGCGTGCTGACCGCCGCGGCGCTCGGCGTCGTCGCCTGGCGCCTCGCCGTGCAGGGGATGCGCACCGCGAGCTACGGCGAGGTGACGACCTACCTGCGCCTGCCGGTCGGCCCGATCGCCTACACCGCGGCGGCGCTGTGCGCTCTCGCCGCGGTGCTGACGCTGGCGCTCGTCGTGCTGCGGGCCGAGCGCGGCGGCACCGGCGCCTCGGTCTGA
- a CDS encoding TRAP transporter substrate-binding protein has product MRSLALALPLALALLSGPAAAQTTLRMANWLPPGHPLMKDVMVPYAAAIEQATEGRVTVEILDAPLGPPPAHYDFAVNGIADITYGVHGYNPGRFKTISIAEMPFLGDSAEVISVAYWRVYEKMLAAAGEADDVKVLAVFTHGPGEIFTEGTDLAADMPLQGTKIRVGGGIAGDVAAALGAAPVLAPSSKTYELLSGGVADGILFPFESVTFFKLDSLLDKGLVIPGGLYNTSFFVVMNKARWSALADEDKAAIDKVSGEALARMAGSAWDAADAAGRDAMKGHIALEEASAAQMAAFEAALQPVIDAKLAEVASTGVDAKAAMEALKAEIAAVAAE; this is encoded by the coding sequence ATGAGATCCCTCGCACTCGCCCTCCCCCTCGCGCTCGCGCTCCTCTCCGGCCCCGCCGCCGCGCAGACCACCTTGCGCATGGCCAACTGGCTGCCGCCCGGCCACCCGTTGATGAAGGACGTGATGGTCCCCTACGCCGCCGCCATCGAGCAGGCGACCGAGGGGCGTGTGACGGTCGAGATCCTGGACGCGCCGCTCGGGCCGCCGCCGGCGCACTACGACTTCGCCGTCAACGGCATCGCCGACATCACCTACGGCGTCCACGGCTACAATCCCGGCCGGTTCAAGACGATCTCCATCGCCGAGATGCCGTTCCTGGGCGACAGCGCGGAGGTGATCTCCGTCGCCTACTGGCGCGTCTACGAAAAGATGCTCGCCGCCGCGGGCGAGGCGGACGACGTCAAGGTGCTGGCCGTCTTCACCCACGGCCCCGGCGAGATCTTCACCGAGGGGACGGACCTTGCCGCCGACATGCCGCTGCAAGGCACGAAGATCCGCGTCGGCGGCGGGATCGCCGGCGATGTCGCCGCGGCGCTGGGTGCGGCGCCGGTGCTGGCGCCGTCGTCGAAGACCTACGAGCTTCTGTCGGGCGGGGTGGCGGACGGGATCCTCTTCCCCTTCGAATCGGTCACCTTCTTCAAGCTCGACAGCCTGCTCGACAAAGGGCTCGTGATCCCCGGCGGGCTCTACAACACCTCGTTCTTCGTGGTGATGAACAAGGCCCGCTGGTCCGCCCTCGCCGACGAGGACAAGGCCGCAATCGACAAGGTCTCCGGCGAGGCGCTGGCAAGGATGGCCGGCTCGGCCTGGGACGCCGCCGACGCCGCCGGCCGCGACGCGATGAAGGGCCACATCGCCCTCGAGGAGGCGAGCGCGGCGCAGATGGCCGCGTTCGAGGCCGCGTTGCAGCCGGTGATCGACGCCAAGCTCGCGGAGGTCGCCTCCACCGGGGTCGACGCCAAGGCTGCCATGGAGGCGCTGAAGGCCGAGATCGCGGCCGTCGCGGCCGAGTGA
- a CDS encoding branched-chain amino acid ABC transporter permease, with protein MTNLLLLQALNGLQFGILLFLVAAGLTLIFGIMDLINLAHGVLYMVGAYLTATFTAWTGDFFLGLAIALPAALLFGIALERLIFAHLYDRDHLEQVLATFGLILILNEGVKMIWGAAPLSVPIPDILSGSIPLVGPLRYPVFRIVIIAAGLLTAVGLWVLVSRTRIGMLLRAGATNAPMVSALGVDVKRLFMLVFGLGAMLAGFAGAMVAPILSVEPGMGNNVLILTFVVIVIGGVGSIRGAFVAAILVGVVDTVGRTFGPIVLRSLMDPAAAAQTGRTLAPMLIYILMAAVLFARPTGLFPKKGAA; from the coding sequence ATGACCAATCTTCTTCTGCTCCAGGCGCTGAACGGGCTTCAGTTCGGCATCCTCTTGTTCCTCGTCGCCGCGGGGCTGACCCTGATCTTCGGGATCATGGACCTCATCAACCTCGCGCACGGCGTGCTCTACATGGTCGGCGCCTACCTCACCGCGACGTTCACCGCGTGGACGGGCGACTTCTTCCTCGGCCTCGCGATCGCGCTGCCGGCCGCGCTCCTCTTCGGCATCGCGCTGGAACGGCTGATCTTCGCCCACCTCTACGACCGCGATCACCTCGAGCAGGTTCTGGCGACGTTCGGCCTCATCCTCATCCTCAACGAGGGGGTGAAGATGATCTGGGGTGCCGCGCCCCTCTCCGTGCCGATCCCGGACATCCTCTCGGGCTCGATCCCGCTGGTCGGGCCGCTGCGCTACCCGGTCTTCCGCATCGTCATCATCGCGGCCGGCCTTCTCACGGCGGTCGGGCTGTGGGTGCTCGTCAGCCGCACGCGCATCGGCATGCTCCTGCGCGCGGGCGCCACCAACGCGCCGATGGTCTCGGCCCTCGGCGTCGACGTGAAGCGCCTCTTCATGCTGGTCTTCGGCCTCGGCGCGATGCTCGCAGGGTTCGCCGGCGCCATGGTCGCGCCGATCCTCTCGGTCGAGCCGGGGATGGGCAACAACGTCCTCATCCTCACCTTCGTCGTCATCGTCATCGGCGGCGTCGGCTCGATCCGCGGTGCGTTCGTCGCGGCGATCCTCGTCGGCGTGGTCGACACGGTGGGCCGCACCTTCGGCCCCATCGTCCTCAGGAGCCTCATGGATCCGGCCGCCGCCGCGCAGACCGGCCGCACCCTCGCCCCGATGCTGATCTACATCCTGATGGCCGCCGTGCTGTTCGCGCGCCCCACCGGCCTCTTCCCCAAGAAGGGCGCCGCGTGA
- a CDS encoding bifunctional salicylyl-CoA 5-hydroxylase/oxidoreductase (catalyzes the conversion of salicylyl-CoA to gentisyl-CoA), producing MKITVIGGGPGGLYFALLTKKRRPDWTIEVYEQNRADDTFGFGVVFSDETLGEFLSRDRRSFQHIRAEMEYWDDVAVHKDGVEMRCAGNGFAGMSRKLLLSILQHRCRQEGVDLVFSEPVPADEVATRFASSDIIVAADGINSKIREHYRDAFQPEVAIKSNRFCWMGSTRPMDEFNYFFKETAHGIICAHTYQYEAGLSTWIFEMDDACWHGHGFDALDEEASAEKLAALYAEELQGHPLLLNRSNWRQFPRIYCHHWWHHNIVLLGDAKASAHYSIGSGTKLAMECAIALSDAVVDHGEADIEAAFQDYDDKRRTACEIIQHNADVSLAWFEHMNRSWDMSPEQFAMVVMCRAKSITYDNLIVRDPGFVEKVDTAFYERVFAETGYDYRKSRPTPMFTKFRLRQMEVENRVVMSPMAQYSADEDGNLTDWHFVHYTSHALGGPGIVFAEMTCPSADARITLGCPGLWTDHHEAQWARIVDFVHTHSKTKIAMQLGHAGRKGATQLGWETMDHPIEDAGKRWPLFSASPIPYFSGVSAAPKAMDRADMDRVTADFVQATERAARAGFDLLELHCAHGYLLASFLSPLTNRRTDEYGDTIENRLRYPLEVFAAMREVWPAERPMSVRISASDWKDGGISEEDVLAISEAFAEAGCDLVDVSAGQTVPDQKPVYGRMFQVKFAEAVRNAGPANARPMATMAVGAITDAAQVNTIIHTRRADLVALGRPHMWSPYFARDAAAWYDTRNQHWPRQYHAGRDQAHREMKKRREQHLELRRKARPRPHAPASEGAAGEAKGEAKPGEAKAAE from the coding sequence ATGAAGATCACGGTGATCGGAGGCGGACCCGGCGGGCTCTACTTCGCGCTTCTGACCAAGAAGCGTCGGCCCGACTGGACGATCGAGGTCTACGAGCAGAACCGCGCCGACGACACGTTCGGCTTCGGCGTCGTCTTCTCCGACGAGACGCTGGGCGAGTTCCTGTCGCGCGACCGCCGCTCGTTCCAGCACATCCGCGCCGAGATGGAGTACTGGGACGACGTCGCGGTCCACAAGGATGGCGTCGAAATGCGCTGCGCGGGCAACGGCTTCGCCGGGATGAGCCGCAAGCTGCTGTTGTCGATCCTGCAGCACCGCTGCCGCCAGGAGGGCGTGGACCTCGTCTTCTCCGAGCCCGTCCCGGCCGACGAGGTGGCGACCCGCTTCGCCAGCTCCGACATCATCGTCGCGGCGGACGGCATCAACTCGAAGATCCGCGAGCACTACCGCGACGCCTTCCAGCCGGAGGTGGCGATCAAGTCCAACCGCTTCTGCTGGATGGGCTCGACGCGGCCGATGGACGAGTTCAACTACTTCTTCAAAGAGACGGCGCACGGCATCATCTGCGCCCACACCTACCAGTACGAGGCCGGCCTCTCGACCTGGATCTTCGAGATGGACGACGCCTGCTGGCACGGCCACGGCTTCGACGCGCTCGACGAGGAGGCCTCGGCCGAGAAGCTCGCCGCGCTCTACGCCGAGGAGCTGCAGGGCCATCCGCTGCTCCTCAACCGCTCCAACTGGCGCCAGTTCCCGCGGATCTACTGCCATCACTGGTGGCACCACAACATCGTCCTCCTGGGCGACGCCAAGGCCTCGGCGCACTACTCCATCGGCTCGGGCACCAAGCTCGCGATGGAGTGCGCCATCGCCCTCTCCGACGCGGTCGTCGACCACGGCGAGGCCGACATCGAGGCCGCCTTCCAGGACTACGACGACAAGCGCCGCACCGCCTGCGAGATCATCCAGCACAACGCGGACGTCTCGCTGGCGTGGTTCGAGCACATGAACCGCTCGTGGGACATGAGCCCGGAGCAGTTCGCGATGGTCGTCATGTGCCGGGCGAAGTCGATCACCTACGACAACCTGATCGTGCGCGATCCGGGCTTCGTCGAGAAGGTGGACACCGCGTTCTATGAGCGCGTCTTCGCCGAGACCGGCTACGATTACCGCAAGAGCCGGCCGACGCCGATGTTCACCAAGTTCCGCCTGCGGCAGATGGAGGTGGAGAACCGCGTCGTCATGAGCCCGATGGCGCAGTATTCCGCCGACGAGGACGGCAACCTCACCGACTGGCACTTCGTCCACTATACCAGCCACGCGCTCGGCGGCCCCGGCATCGTCTTCGCCGAGATGACGTGCCCGTCGGCGGACGCGCGCATCACGCTCGGCTGTCCGGGCCTTTGGACGGACCATCACGAGGCGCAGTGGGCGAGGATCGTCGACTTCGTCCACACCCACTCCAAGACCAAGATCGCGATGCAGCTCGGCCACGCCGGCCGCAAGGGTGCCACCCAGCTCGGCTGGGAGACGATGGACCATCCGATCGAGGACGCGGGCAAGCGCTGGCCGCTGTTCTCGGCCTCGCCGATCCCGTATTTCTCCGGCGTCAGCGCCGCGCCCAAGGCGATGGACCGCGCCGACATGGACCGCGTGACGGCCGACTTCGTGCAGGCGACCGAGCGGGCCGCGCGCGCCGGGTTCGACCTCCTGGAGCTGCACTGCGCGCACGGCTACCTCCTGGCCTCGTTCCTCTCCCCGCTCACCAACCGCCGCACCGACGAGTACGGCGACACCATCGAGAACCGCCTGCGCTACCCGCTGGAGGTCTTCGCCGCGATGCGCGAGGTGTGGCCGGCGGAGCGGCCGATGTCGGTCCGCATCTCGGCGAGCGACTGGAAGGACGGCGGCATCTCGGAGGAGGACGTGCTGGCGATCTCCGAGGCGTTCGCCGAGGCCGGATGCGACCTCGTCGACGTGTCGGCCGGGCAGACGGTGCCGGACCAGAAGCCGGTCTACGGGCGCATGTTCCAGGTGAAGTTCGCCGAGGCGGTGCGCAACGCGGGCCCGGCAAACGCCCGCCCGATGGCGACGATGGCGGTCGGCGCGATCACGGACGCCGCGCAGGTCAACACCATCATCCACACCCGCCGGGCCGACCTCGTCGCGCTGGGGCGGCCGCATATGTGGTCGCCCTACTTCGCGCGCGATGCGGCCGCCTGGTACGACACGCGCAACCAGCACTGGCCGCGGCAGTATCATGCCGGCCGCGATCAGGCGCACCGCGAGATGAAGAAGCGCCGCGAGCAGCACCTCGAGCTGCGCCGCAAGGCCCGCCCCCGCCCGCACGCCCCGGCGAGCGAAGGCGCGGCCGGTGAGGCCAAGGGCGAAGCCAAACCGGGCGAGGCCAAGGCGGCCGAGTGA
- a CDS encoding TRAP transporter large permease, giving the protein MDWPYGMAILLVLMMVGVPIAFALMAVGVIGTATIIGFGPALSLLGQTYFDNARNYSLSVLPLFLMMGNFVMQSGIADDLYTAANAWLRHRRGGLAMATVVACGGFSSVCGSSLATAATMSKIALPSMRRYGYPDGLSSASIAAGGTLGILIPPSVILIFYGIMTSQDIGSLFLAGVVPGIIGVLFYMIAVRLSLAAGRIDLPREAPLPLGERIRALKGISGTLLLFAFVMGGIYFGVFTVTEAAGCGAAGALVLTILRGRLKPAETFATLFETAKMTAMMFFILFGALTFANYVTLSGMTSDIRTLLGTLDSPLAIILTIFAIYLVLGCVLESLSMIVLTVPIFYPVAQAAGFDLVWFGIFVVVVTEISYITPPVGMNAFVLTSVVPDLRLATVFRGLVPFVLVDLVRIALLIAVPSLALFLPRTM; this is encoded by the coding sequence ATGGATTGGCCGTACGGCATGGCGATCCTTCTCGTCCTCATGATGGTCGGCGTGCCGATCGCCTTCGCGCTGATGGCGGTGGGGGTGATCGGCACCGCCACGATCATCGGCTTCGGCCCGGCGCTGTCGCTCCTCGGTCAGACCTATTTCGACAACGCGCGCAACTACTCGCTCTCCGTGCTGCCCCTCTTCCTGATGATGGGCAACTTCGTCATGCAGTCGGGCATCGCCGACGACCTCTACACCGCCGCCAACGCTTGGCTGCGCCACCGCCGCGGCGGCCTCGCGATGGCGACCGTCGTCGCGTGCGGGGGGTTCTCCTCGGTGTGCGGCTCGTCGCTGGCGACGGCGGCGACGATGTCGAAGATCGCGCTGCCGTCGATGCGCCGCTACGGCTACCCGGACGGGCTCTCCAGCGCGTCGATCGCGGCGGGCGGCACGCTCGGCATCCTGATCCCGCCGTCCGTGATCCTCATCTTCTACGGGATCATGACGAGCCAGGACATCGGCTCGCTGTTCCTCGCCGGCGTGGTGCCGGGGATCATCGGCGTGCTCTTCTACATGATCGCCGTGCGCCTTTCGCTGGCCGCCGGCCGGATCGACCTGCCCCGCGAAGCGCCGCTGCCGCTCGGCGAGCGGATCCGCGCGCTGAAGGGGATCTCCGGCACGCTTCTCCTCTTCGCGTTCGTGATGGGGGGCATCTACTTCGGCGTCTTCACCGTCACCGAGGCGGCGGGGTGCGGCGCGGCCGGGGCGCTGGTGCTGACGATCCTGCGCGGACGGCTGAAGCCGGCCGAGACGTTCGCCACCCTCTTCGAGACCGCGAAGATGACGGCGATGATGTTCTTCATTCTGTTCGGCGCCCTCACCTTCGCCAACTACGTCACCCTCTCCGGCATGACGAGCGACATCCGCACCCTGTTGGGCACGCTCGACAGCCCGCTCGCCATCATCCTGACGATCTTCGCGATCTACCTCGTCCTGGGCTGCGTGCTGGAAAGCCTCTCGATGATCGTCCTCACGGTGCCGATCTTCTACCCCGTCGCCCAGGCCGCCGGGTTCGACCTCGTCTGGTTCGGCATCTTCGTCGTCGTCGTCACCGAGATCAGCTACATCACGCCGCCGGTCGGAATGAACGCGTTCGTCCTCACCTCGGTGGTGCCGGACCTGCGCCTTGCGACCGTGTTCCGCGGGCTCGTCCCGTTCGTGCTGGTGGACCTGGTGCGGATCGCGCTGCTGATCGCGGTGCCGTCGCTGGCGCTCTTCCTGCCGCGAACCATGTAA
- a CDS encoding branched-chain amino acid ABC transporter permease: MSATDPAASPAIDDAVAADARRPRLAARGALVAGVILLALFAALPPVATAIGDPFLVVTATRILIFAIAALSLDLVLGFGAMVSFGHAAFLGFGAYAVAILATAGVDDVLLQMIVAVLGSGLFALVTGAISLRTKGVYFIMITLAFGQMAYFFFVSLSAYGGDDGLTLQHRSTLFGQSVFENDVAFYYLALVVLAAAFFLLRMVVASRFGRVLRGTRDNAMRMQAIGFAPFRYQLTAYVVAGALCGIAGVLLANQTEFVSPAFMTWQRSGELIVMVVLGGMGTLAGAIAGAAGYLILEEVLSSTWEHWHLVFGALIILLVLFTRGGMAGLVGRIFGGRA; this comes from the coding sequence GTGAGCGCGACCGACCCCGCCGCCAGCCCCGCGATCGACGACGCCGTCGCTGCCGATGCGCGCCGGCCGCGCCTCGCCGCCCGCGGCGCGCTCGTTGCCGGGGTGATCCTCCTGGCGCTGTTCGCTGCGCTGCCGCCGGTCGCAACCGCCATCGGCGACCCGTTCCTCGTCGTCACCGCGACGCGCATCCTCATCTTCGCGATCGCCGCCCTGTCGCTCGACCTGGTGCTCGGCTTCGGCGCGATGGTCTCCTTCGGTCATGCCGCCTTCCTGGGCTTCGGCGCCTACGCGGTCGCGATCCTCGCCACCGCGGGCGTCGACGACGTCCTCCTGCAGATGATCGTCGCGGTGCTCGGCTCGGGCCTCTTCGCGCTCGTCACCGGGGCGATCTCGCTGCGGACCAAGGGCGTCTACTTCATCATGATCACGCTGGCGTTCGGGCAGATGGCGTATTTCTTCTTCGTCTCCCTGTCGGCCTACGGCGGCGACGACGGGCTGACCTTGCAGCACCGCTCCACCCTCTTCGGCCAGAGCGTGTTCGAGAACGACGTCGCGTTCTACTATCTCGCGCTCGTCGTCCTGGCGGCGGCCTTCTTCCTCCTGCGCATGGTCGTCGCGTCGCGCTTCGGCCGCGTGCTGCGCGGCACGCGCGACAATGCGATGCGCATGCAGGCGATCGGCTTCGCGCCGTTCCGCTACCAGTTGACGGCGTACGTCGTCGCCGGGGCGCTGTGCGGGATCGCGGGTGTCCTCCTCGCCAACCAGACCGAGTTCGTCTCCCCGGCTTTCATGACGTGGCAGCGCTCGGGCGAGCTCATCGTCATGGTCGTGCTGGGCGGCATGGGAACGCTGGCGGGCGCCATCGCGGGCGCTGCCGGCTACCTCATCCTCGAGGAGGTGCTGTCCTCGACGTGGGAGCACTGGCACCTCGTCTTCGGCGCGCTCATCATCCTCCTCGTCCTCTTCACACGCGGCGGGATGGCGGGGCTCGTGGGCCGCATCTTCGGGGGCCGCGCGTGA
- a CDS encoding ABC transporter substrate-binding protein — protein sequence MRTIRTLAAAALATTMLAGAAVAQDGVKVGVMVTLSGPPAVLGEQAKNGFELAVEEMGGQLGGIPTEIVVVDDELKPDVAATKARELVERDGANFVVGPIFSNIMMAIAKPVTDAGAFLISPNAGTSTFAGSECNPNLFVASYQNDQVHEVLGKYAQDQGFGRVFLMAPNYQAGKDALAGFKHSYEGEVVGEVFVPLGQLDFSAELAQIAAYQPDAIYTFMPGGMGVNLVKQYRQAGLDNIPFLSAFTVDETTLPAQQDAAVGFFGGANWAPDLDNEASKAFVAAYEEKYGAVPGTYAMQAYDAAQLIDSAIKAAGGDVSDSDAIRKGLMAADITSLRGDFKFGHNHYPIQDFYLVKVAKRDDGKYETRISEKIFDDYVDNYADQCEMAE from the coding sequence ATGAGGACAATTCGCACACTCGCCGCCGCCGCCCTGGCGACGACGATGCTCGCCGGTGCCGCCGTGGCGCAGGACGGCGTCAAGGTCGGCGTGATGGTCACCCTGTCCGGCCCGCCGGCGGTGCTGGGCGAGCAGGCCAAGAACGGCTTCGAGCTGGCGGTGGAAGAGATGGGCGGCCAGCTCGGCGGCATCCCGACCGAGATCGTGGTCGTCGACGACGAGCTGAAGCCGGACGTCGCCGCCACCAAGGCCCGCGAGCTGGTCGAGCGCGACGGCGCGAACTTCGTCGTCGGCCCGATCTTCTCCAACATCATGATGGCGATCGCCAAGCCGGTGACGGACGCGGGCGCCTTCCTGATCAGCCCCAACGCCGGCACGTCGACCTTCGCCGGTTCGGAGTGCAATCCGAACCTCTTCGTCGCCTCCTATCAGAACGACCAGGTGCACGAGGTGCTGGGCAAGTACGCGCAGGACCAGGGCTTCGGCCGCGTCTTCCTGATGGCGCCGAACTACCAGGCCGGCAAGGACGCGCTCGCCGGCTTCAAGCACTCCTACGAGGGCGAGGTCGTGGGCGAGGTGTTCGTGCCGCTCGGCCAGCTCGACTTCTCAGCGGAGCTGGCGCAGATCGCCGCCTACCAGCCCGACGCGATCTACACCTTCATGCCCGGCGGCATGGGTGTGAACCTCGTCAAGCAGTACCGCCAGGCGGGGCTGGACAACATCCCGTTCCTGTCCGCCTTCACGGTCGACGAGACGACGCTGCCGGCGCAGCAGGACGCCGCGGTCGGCTTCTTCGGCGGCGCCAACTGGGCGCCGGACCTCGACAACGAGGCCTCCAAGGCCTTCGTCGCGGCCTATGAGGAGAAGTACGGTGCGGTACCCGGCACCTACGCCATGCAGGCCTACGACGCGGCCCAGCTGATCGACAGCGCCATCAAGGCCGCCGGCGGCGACGTGTCGGACTCCGACGCGATCCGCAAGGGCCTGATGGCCGCCGACATCACCTCGCTGCGCGGGGACTTCAAGTTCGGCCACAACCACTATCCGATCCAGGACTTCTATCTGGTGAAGGTCGCCAAGCGCGACGACGGCAAGTACGAGACGCGGATCTCCGAGAAGATCTTCGACGACTACGTCGACAACTACGCCGACCAGTGCGAGATGGCCGAGTAA
- a CDS encoding Gfo/Idh/MocA family protein → MEAHATSQDMQALHIASIGAGSFGRHHARHLSQHPLVGQVTIVDRDGARAAELAGDLGTAWTSDLASITPDAAVIAVPTEAHRAIAEPLIAKGASVFIEKPIAGTDTDAAALVAAAERAGVILQVGHIERFNPAFAALASQARGVTHIAARRHNPPRPVPPVVDVVLDLMIHDIDLALTLAGAMPRTVTAQAPDGGTESAIATLHFANGVTADLSASRLSPVTERVLTVHDADGVWRADLAAGRLARTAGGAIAADEAVAPRDNLFTELDEFVRAVLGGPRPTVTGKAGAAALAVAERIRAAIATSSFQLSA, encoded by the coding sequence ATCGAAGCGCATGCTACTTCACAGGACATGCAAGCGCTTCACATCGCCTCCATCGGTGCCGGCTCCTTCGGACGCCATCATGCCAGGCACCTCAGCCAACACCCGCTGGTCGGTCAGGTCACCATCGTCGACCGCGACGGCGCGCGTGCGGCCGAGCTGGCGGGCGATCTCGGCACCGCCTGGACGAGCGACCTCGCCTCCATCACGCCCGACGCCGCCGTCATCGCCGTGCCGACCGAGGCGCACCGCGCCATCGCCGAGCCGCTGATCGCCAAGGGCGCCTCCGTCTTCATCGAGAAGCCGATCGCCGGGACCGACACCGACGCCGCCGCGCTGGTGGCCGCCGCCGAACGCGCCGGCGTGATCTTGCAGGTCGGCCATATCGAGCGCTTCAACCCCGCGTTCGCCGCCCTCGCCTCCCAGGCCCGCGGCGTCACCCATATCGCCGCCCGCCGGCACAACCCGCCGCGGCCCGTGCCGCCGGTCGTCGACGTCGTGCTCGACCTCATGATCCACGACATCGACCTGGCGCTGACGCTGGCCGGCGCGATGCCGCGCACCGTCACCGCGCAGGCGCCGGACGGCGGCACCGAATCGGCGATCGCCACGCTCCACTTCGCGAACGGCGTCACCGCGGACCTCTCCGCCAGCCGCCTCTCGCCCGTCACCGAGCGCGTCCTCACCGTGCACGATGCGGACGGGGTGTGGCGCGCCGACCTCGCCGCGGGGCGCCTCGCCCGCACCGCCGGCGGCGCCATCGCCGCCGACGAAGCGGTCGCCCCGCGCGACAACCTCTTCACCGAACTCGACGAGTTCGTGCGGGCCGTCCTGGGCGGCCCGCGACCCACGGTGACCGGCAAAGCCGGCGCCGCAGCCCTCGCGGTCGCCGAGCGGATCCGCGCGGCGATCGCCACCTCTTCGTTCCAGTTGTCTGCCTGA